A window of the Streptococcus sp. 116-D4 genome harbors these coding sequences:
- a CDS encoding CBS domain-containing protein, whose protein sequence is MAVKDFMTRKVVYISPDTTVSHAADLMREQGLHRLPVIENDQLVGLVTEGTIAQASPSKATSLSIYEMNYLLNKTKVKDVMIRDVITVSGYASLEDATYLMLKNKIGILPVVDNHQVYGVITDRDVFQAFLEIAGYGEEGIRVRFVTEDEVGVLGKIVSLIVKENLNISHTVNIPRKDGKVIIEVQIDGSIDLPALKEKFEAENIQVEDITRTSAKVL, encoded by the coding sequence ATGGCAGTTAAAGATTTTATGACCCGCAAGGTAGTGTATATTAGTCCGGATACAACAGTATCACATGCAGCAGATTTGATGAGAGAGCAAGGATTGCATCGCTTGCCTGTTATCGAAAATGATCAGTTAGTTGGTTTGGTAACTGAGGGAACCATTGCCCAAGCAAGTCCATCCAAAGCAACCAGTCTTTCTATCTATGAGATGAATTATCTTCTGAATAAGACCAAAGTAAAAGATGTGATGATTCGCGATGTTATCACTGTCTCAGGCTATGCGAGTCTAGAGGATGCAACTTATCTGATGTTAAAAAACAAGATTGGTATTCTTCCTGTAGTAGATAATCATCAAGTATACGGAGTTATTACTGACCGTGATGTTTTCCAAGCCTTTCTTGAAATTGCTGGTTATGGGGAAGAAGGAATTCGTGTGCGCTTTGTGACAGAAGATGAAGTGGGTGTACTCGGAAAGATTGTATCTTTAATAGTAAAAGAAAATCTGAATATCTCCCATACAGTCAATATTCCGCGTAAAGATGGTAAGGTAATCATCGAAGTGCAAATCGATGGATCAATTGATTTACCAGCCTTGAAAGAAAAATTTGAGGCAGAAAATATTCAAGTCGAAGACATTACTCGTACGTCAGCGAAAGTTTTGTAA
- a CDS encoding ABC transporter ATP-binding protein, with protein MSMLKVDNLSVHYGMIQAVRDVSFEVNEGEVVSLIGANGAGKTTILRTLSGLVRPSSGKIEFLGQEIQKMPAQKIVAGGLSQVPEGRHVFPGLTVLENLEMGAFLKKNREENQANLKKVFSRFPRLEERKNQDAATLSGGEQQMLAMGRALMSTPKLLLLDEPSMGLAPIFIQEIFDIIQDIQKQGTTVLLIEQNANKALAISDRGYVLETGKIVLSGTGKELASSEEVRKAYLGG; from the coding sequence ATGTCTATGTTAAAAGTTGATAATCTTTCTGTGCATTACGGTATGATCCAAGCAGTTCGTGATGTAAGCTTTGAAGTGAATGAAGGAGAAGTAGTTTCCCTTATCGGTGCCAATGGTGCAGGTAAGACAACCATTCTCCGTACCTTGTCTGGTTTGGTTAGACCGAGTTCAGGAAAGATTGAATTTTTAGGTCAAGAAATCCAAAAAATGCCGGCTCAGAAAATTGTAGCAGGTGGCCTTTCACAAGTACCAGAAGGACGCCACGTCTTCCCTGGCTTGACCGTCTTGGAAAATCTAGAAATGGGAGCTTTCTTAAAGAAAAATCGTGAAGAAAATCAAGCTAACTTGAAAAAAGTTTTCTCACGCTTTCCTCGTCTTGAAGAACGGAAGAACCAAGATGCAGCCACTCTTTCAGGGGGGGAACAACAAATGCTTGCCATGGGACGCGCTCTTATGTCAACACCAAAACTTCTTCTCTTAGATGAACCATCAATGGGACTTGCCCCAATCTTTATTCAAGAGATCTTTGATATCATTCAAGATATTCAGAAACAAGGAACGACAGTCCTCTTGATTGAACAAAATGCCAATAAAGCACTCGCAATCTCTGACCGAGGATATGTACTGGAAACAGGAAAAATAGTCCTATCAGGAACAGGAAAAGAACTCGCCTCATCAGAAGAAGTCAGAAAAGCATATCTAGGTGGCTAA
- a CDS encoding ABC transporter ATP-binding protein encodes MALLEVKQLTKHFGGLTAVGDVTLELNEGELVGLIGPNGAGKTTLFNLLTGVYEPSEGTVTLDGHLLNGKSPYKIASLGLGRTFQNIRLFKDLTVLDNVLIAFGNHHKQHVFASFLRLPAFYKSEKELKAKALELLKIFDLDGEAETLAKNLAYGQQRRLEIVRALATEPKILFLDEPAAGMNPQETAELTELIRRIKDEFKITIMLIEHDMNLVMEVTERIYVLEYGRLIAQGTPDEIKTNKRVIEAYLGGEA; translated from the coding sequence ATGGCATTACTTGAAGTAAAACAGTTAACCAAACATTTTGGCGGTCTAACAGCTGTTGGAGATGTGACTCTTGAATTGAACGAAGGGGAACTGGTTGGACTAATTGGTCCAAACGGAGCTGGGAAAACCACTCTTTTCAACCTTTTGACCGGTGTTTATGAACCAAGCGAGGGAACAGTAACCCTAGATGGTCACCTTTTGAATGGGAAGTCACCTTATAAGATTGCTTCTTTGGGACTTGGACGTACATTCCAAAATATCCGTCTCTTTAAAGATTTAACAGTTTTGGACAATGTTTTGATTGCTTTTGGCAACCATCACAAACAACATGTTTTTGCTAGTTTTTTGCGCTTACCAGCTTTTTACAAGAGTGAAAAAGAATTAAAGGCTAAGGCTTTGGAATTGCTTAAAATCTTTGATTTAGATGGTGAGGCAGAAACGCTTGCTAAAAATCTTGCCTACGGACAACAACGTCGTTTGGAAATTGTTCGTGCCCTCGCTACGGAACCTAAAATTCTCTTCTTAGATGAACCAGCAGCAGGTATGAACCCACAGGAAACAGCTGAATTGACTGAGTTAATTCGTCGTATCAAAGATGAATTTAAGATTACGATCATGCTGATTGAACACGATATGAATCTGGTCATGGAAGTAACAGAACGTATCTACGTACTTGAATATGGTCGTTTGATTGCTCAGGGAACTCCAGACGAAATTAAGACCAATAAACGCGTTATCGAAGCTTATCTAGGAGGTGAAGCCTAA
- a CDS encoding branched-chain amino acid ABC transporter permease, producing the protein MKENLKVNILWLLLLLAGYGLISVLVSVGVLNLFYVQILQQIGINIILAVGLNLIVGFSGQFSLGHAGFMAIGAYAAAIIGSKSPTYGAFFGAMLIGALLSGAVALLVGIPTLRLKGDYLAVATLGVSEIIRIFIINGGSITNGAAGILGIPNFTTWQMVYFFVVITTIATLNFLRSPIGRSTLSVREDEIAAESVGVNTTKIKIIAFVFGAITASIAGSLQAGFIGSVVPKDYTFINSINVLIIVVFGGLGSITGAIVSAIVLGILNMLLQDVASVRMIIYALALVLVMIFRPGGLLGTWELNLSRFFKKSKKEEQN; encoded by the coding sequence ATGAAGGAAAATTTAAAAGTTAATATTCTATGGTTACTCCTTTTGTTAGCTGGCTATGGCTTGATTAGTGTACTGGTTTCAGTTGGAGTACTCAATCTATTCTATGTACAAATTTTACAACAAATTGGAATTAATATTATTCTGGCTGTTGGCCTTAACTTAATCGTTGGTTTTTCAGGACAATTTTCACTTGGACATGCTGGTTTTATGGCGATTGGTGCCTATGCAGCAGCTATTATTGGTTCTAAATCACCAACCTACGGTGCTTTCTTTGGAGCCATGCTTATAGGTGCTTTGCTTTCAGGAGCAGTTGCCTTACTTGTCGGAATTCCAACCTTACGTTTGAAGGGGGACTATCTTGCAGTAGCAACTCTCGGTGTATCTGAAATTATCCGTATCTTTATCATCAATGGTGGAAGCATTACAAATGGTGCGGCAGGTATCTTGGGAATTCCAAACTTTACAACTTGGCAAATGGTATACTTCTTTGTCGTGATTACAACGATTGCAACCTTGAACTTCTTGCGTAGTCCAATTGGACGTTCAACCCTATCTGTTCGTGAGGATGAAATCGCTGCTGAGTCAGTTGGGGTTAATACGACTAAAATTAAAATCATCGCCTTTGTCTTTGGTGCCATTACTGCAAGTATTGCAGGGTCACTTCAGGCAGGATTTATCGGTTCAGTTGTACCGAAAGATTACACTTTCATCAACTCAATCAACGTTTTGATCATTGTTGTATTTGGTGGACTTGGTTCCATTACAGGTGCCATTGTTTCAGCTATTGTCCTTGGAATTTTGAATATGCTTCTCCAAGATGTTGCTAGCGTGCGTATGATTATCTACGCTTTGGCCTTGGTATTGGTAATGATTTTCAGACCAGGTGGACTCCTTGGAACATGGGAATTGAACCTATCACGTTTCTTTAAAAAATCTAAGAAGGAGGAACAAAACTAA
- a CDS encoding branched-chain amino acid ABC transporter permease: MLQQLVNGLILGSVYALLALGYTMVYGIIKLINFAHGDIYMMGAFIGYFLINSFQMNFFVALIVAMLATAILGVVIEFLAYRPLRHSTRIAVLITAIGVSFLLEYGMVYLVGANTRAFPQAIQTVRYDLGPVSLTNVQLMILAISLILMILLQVIVQKTKMGKAMRAVSVDSDAAQLMGINVNRTISFTFALGSALAGAAGVLIALYYNSLEPLMGVTPGLKSFVAAVLGGIGIIPGAALGGFVIGLLETFATAFGMSDFRDAIVYGILLLILIVRPAGILGKNVKEKV, from the coding sequence ATGCTCCAACAACTAGTAAATGGTTTGATTCTAGGTAGTGTTTATGCGCTGTTAGCCCTAGGATATACCATGGTTTACGGAATTATCAAGCTCATCAACTTCGCCCACGGTGATATTTATATGATGGGAGCCTTTATCGGTTATTTCTTGATTAATTCTTTCCAAATGAATTTCTTTGTAGCGCTTATTGTAGCTATGCTAGCGACAGCCATTCTTGGTGTCGTGATTGAGTTTCTTGCTTACCGACCTTTGCGTCACTCTACTCGTATTGCTGTTTTGATTACAGCTATTGGGGTTTCTTTCCTATTGGAATATGGGATGGTCTATCTGGTTGGTGCCAATACCCGTGCCTTCCCTCAAGCGATTCAAACAGTTCGCTATGATTTGGGACCAGTTAGCCTAACAAACGTTCAGTTAATGATCTTGGCCATTTCCTTGATTTTGATGATTTTGTTACAAGTCATTGTCCAAAAGACTAAGATGGGGAAAGCCATGCGTGCAGTATCTGTAGATAGCGATGCGGCACAATTGATGGGGATCAATGTAAATCGTACTATCAGCTTTACCTTTGCTTTGGGTTCAGCTCTTGCGGGTGCGGCAGGTGTTCTGATTGCCCTCTATTATAACTCTCTTGAGCCTTTGATGGGGGTTACTCCAGGTCTTAAGTCTTTCGTTGCCGCAGTACTTGGTGGTATCGGGATTATTCCTGGTGCGGCTCTCGGTGGCTTTGTGATTGGTCTATTAGAAACCTTTGCGACAGCCTTTGGGATGTCAGACTTCCGAGATGCCATTGTTTATGGAATCTTGTTGTTGATCTTGATTGTCCGCCCAGCTGGTATCCTTGGTAAAAATGTGAAAGAGAAGGTGTAA
- a CDS encoding ABC transporter substrate-binding protein, with protein MKKKFALSFVALASVALLAACGEVKSGASNAAGNSVDEKTIKIGFNFEETGAVAAYGTSEQKGAQLAVDEINAAGGIDGKQIEVVDKDNKSETAEAASVTTNLVTQSKVSAIVGPATSGATAAAVANATKAGVPLISPSATQDGLTKGQDYLFIGTFQDSFQGKIISNYVSEKLQAKKVVLYTDNASDYAKGIAKAFREAYKGEIVADETFVAGDTDFQAALTKMKGKDFDAIIVPGYYTEAGKIVNQARGMGIDKPIVGGDGFNGEEFVQQATAEKASNIYFISGFSTTVEVSAKAKAFLDAYRAKYNEEPSTFAALAYDSVHLVANAAKGAKNSGEIKDNLAKTKDFEGVTGQTSFDADHNTVKTAYMMTMNNGKVEAAEVVKP; from the coding sequence ATGAAGAAAAAATTTGCCCTATCGTTTGTGGCGCTTGCAAGTGTAGCACTTCTTGCAGCCTGTGGAGAAGTGAAGTCTGGAGCGTCAAATGCTGCTGGTAATTCAGTAGATGAAAAGACAATCAAAATCGGATTTAACTTTGAGGAAACTGGTGCTGTAGCAGCCTACGGTACATCTGAACAAAAAGGTGCCCAACTTGCCGTTGATGAAATCAATGCAGCAGGTGGTATCGATGGAAAACAAATCGAAGTAGTCGATAAAGATAATAAGTCTGAAACAGCTGAGGCGGCTTCAGTAACAACTAACCTTGTAACCCAATCTAAAGTATCAGCAATCGTAGGACCTGCGACATCTGGTGCGACTGCAGCTGCGGTAGCGAACGCTACAAAAGCAGGTGTTCCATTGATTTCCCCAAGTGCGACGCAAGATGGGTTGACTAAAGGTCAAGATTACCTCTTTATCGGAACTTTCCAAGATAGCTTCCAAGGAAAAATCATCTCAAATTATGTTTCTGAAAAATTGCAAGCTAAGAAAGTTGTTCTTTACACTGACAATGCCAGCGACTATGCTAAAGGTATTGCCAAAGCCTTCCGTGAAGCTTATAAAGGTGAAATCGTTGCAGATGAAACTTTCGTAGCAGGTGACACAGACTTCCAAGCAGCCCTTACAAAAATGAAAGGGAAAGACTTTGATGCTATCATCGTCCCTGGTTACTACACTGAAGCTGGTAAAATTGTAAACCAAGCGCGTGGTATGGGAATTGACAAACCAATCGTTGGTGGTGATGGATTCAACGGTGAAGAATTTGTACAACAAGCAACTGCTGAAAAAGCATCAAACATTTACTTTATCTCAGGCTTCTCAACTACTGTAGAAGTTTCAGCTAAAGCAAAAGCCTTCCTTGATGCTTACCGTGCTAAGTACAACGAAGAGCCTTCGACATTTGCAGCCTTGGCTTATGACTCAGTTCACCTTGTAGCAAACGCAGCAAAAGGTGCTAAAAACTCTGGTGAAATCAAGGATAACCTTGCTAAAACAAAAGATTTTGAAGGTGTAACTGGTCAAACAAGCTTTGATGCAGACCACAACACAGTCAAAACTGCTTACATGATGACCATGAACAATGGTAAGGTTGAAGCAGCAGAAGTTGTAAAACCATAA
- a CDS encoding YlbG family protein, whose translation MFEKVNRSGLIIYLYYNRDAKKLQDYGDITYHSKKHRYLQLYVSTQEVEQLVGRLSKEKFIKKVRVCHIQELETPFVGNLYREENVIIEKVQEKC comes from the coding sequence ATGTTTGAAAAAGTCAATCGATCTGGCTTGATTATCTATCTTTACTATAATCGTGATGCAAAAAAACTGCAGGATTATGGAGATATTACCTATCATTCCAAAAAACATCGGTACTTACAACTCTATGTTTCAACTCAAGAAGTGGAGCAATTGGTTGGGCGCTTGAGCAAGGAAAAATTTATTAAAAAAGTTAGAGTTTGTCATATCCAAGAGCTGGAAACACCCTTTGTGGGCAATCTTTATCGAGAGGAAAACGTTATCATCGAAAAAGTTCAAGAAAAGTGTTGA
- the clpP gene encoding ATP-dependent Clp protease proteolytic subunit ClpP, translating into MIPVVIEQTSRGERSYDIYSRLLKDRIIMLTGQVEDNMANSVIAQLLFLDAQDSTKDIYLYVNTPGGSVSAGLAIVDTMNFIKADVQTIVMGMAASMGTVIASSGAKGKRFMLPNAEYMIHQPMGGTGGGTQQTDMAIAAEHLLKTRKTLEQILADNSGKTVEQIHADAERDYWMSAQETLEYGFIDEIMANNSLN; encoded by the coding sequence ATGATTCCAGTAGTTATTGAACAAACAAGCCGTGGAGAACGTTCATACGATATTTACTCACGTCTTCTCAAAGACCGCATCATTATGCTGACAGGTCAAGTTGAAGACAATATGGCTAACTCTGTTATTGCCCAATTGCTTTTCTTAGATGCCCAAGATAGTACAAAAGATATTTATCTTTATGTCAATACACCTGGTGGTTCCGTTTCAGCTGGTTTGGCAATCGTTGATACCATGAACTTTATTAAGGCAGATGTCCAAACTATTGTTATGGGAATGGCTGCATCTATGGGGACAGTCATCGCATCAAGTGGAGCAAAAGGCAAACGGTTCATGCTTCCAAATGCTGAATACATGATCCACCAACCAATGGGTGGTACAGGTGGTGGTACACAGCAGACAGATATGGCGATTGCTGCTGAACACTTGCTTAAAACTCGTAAGACTTTGGAGCAAATTCTTGCAGATAATTCTGGTAAAACAGTTGAGCAGATCCATGCAGATGCTGAACGTGATTACTGGATGAGCGCTCAAGAAACACTTGAATATGGCTTTATTGATGAAATTATGGCCAACAATTCATTGAACTAA
- the upp gene encoding uracil phosphoribosyltransferase, which produces MGKIEVINHPLIQHKLSILRRTDTSTKAFRELVDEIAMLMGYEVLRDLPLEDVEIETPITKTVQKQLAGKKLAIVPILRAGIGMVDGLLSLVPAAKVGHIGMYRDEETLQPVEYLVKLPEDIDQRQIFVVDPMLATGGSAILAVDSLKKRGASNIKFVCLVSAPEGVKALQEAHPDVEIFTAALDERLNEHGYIVPGLGDAGDRLFGTK; this is translated from the coding sequence ATGGGAAAAATTGAAGTTATTAATCACCCACTGATTCAACACAAATTGTCAATCTTGCGTCGTACAGATACTTCTACAAAAGCTTTTCGTGAGCTAGTAGATGAGATTGCAATGTTGATGGGGTATGAAGTACTTCGTGATCTTCCACTAGAAGATGTGGAAATCGAAACACCAATCACAAAAACAGTTCAAAAACAATTGGCAGGTAAGAAATTGGCTATTGTTCCCATCTTGCGTGCAGGTATCGGGATGGTTGATGGCCTCTTGAGCTTGGTTCCAGCTGCTAAAGTTGGTCACATCGGTATGTACCGTGATGAAGAAACACTTCAACCAGTTGAGTACTTGGTAAAATTGCCTGAAGATATTGACCAACGTCAAATTTTTGTAGTAGACCCAATGTTGGCAACAGGTGGTTCAGCAATCTTGGCTGTTGACTCGCTTAAAAAACGTGGCGCATCAAATATCAAATTTGTCTGCCTTGTATCTGCTCCAGAAGGTGTAAAAGCCCTTCAAGAAGCTCATCCAGATGTAGAAATCTTTACAGCAGCCTTGGATGAACGCTTGAACGAACACGGTTATATCGTTCCAGGCCTTGGAGATGCTGGAGACCGCTTGTTCGGTACGAAATAA